In Chitinivibrionales bacterium, the following are encoded in one genomic region:
- a CDS encoding PAS domain S-box protein, whose product MKTKIYETSTSKIWLGNDGIIREIVTKPNVSMTLSEAQQEIAAILLASRGKPRPCIVDVRKSGWVTREAREYLSGSDAARGTSACALIVDSPLSRIIGNFFTTFNRPAFPVKLLSSEEEALGWIQKQSGGSKRLTNEIPAIVIVVLSFFLYIALYLFLEKTIGKGFSPLIGVPVSIAAWLWGLKAGVLFGLGGIVCNTALFYLSNEPQWNILFTPHGFPGTLSLIFVAVMVGYLHDLRMKLTRELDRRRKAEQTIRESEENFRRGFEFSSEALQLLSPVTGRFIAVNPAMCKIFGYTEEELLLMSPEDLCALEDREKQKTAITILMEGGKIENHEGLRIRKDGTRIHVLISAQTLTWHGEEVIYGAMRDVTHMMEVRKKLEQKNREIMEITHIISHDLKNPLSALQTVCFLMERGVNETGDGRNDINELMSIGKNALVYMQELVEDLLDCARIDSGKQKLNYDQINIKELVETIAQNYKYQLKQKKIDLEVAIPDAKVYADQEGLTKVFMNLIANAINYTGNNSDSRIQIGMERENGLWRCTVADNGMGVPAKFQKNIFDKFKRGANVRKIKGTGLGLAIVKGIVEAHGGKIGVESTEGKGSCFYFTIPAAEKREEV is encoded by the coding sequence ATGAAAACCAAGATATACGAAACGTCAACAAGCAAAATCTGGCTTGGAAATGATGGTATTATTCGTGAGATAGTCACAAAACCGAACGTTTCGATGACATTATCGGAGGCCCAACAGGAGATTGCGGCGATTTTACTGGCATCCAGAGGCAAACCCCGTCCATGTATTGTCGATGTACGAAAGAGTGGATGGGTAACCCGGGAGGCGCGGGAATATTTATCGGGAAGTGATGCGGCCCGTGGTACATCCGCCTGTGCCCTTATTGTCGATAGTCCGCTCAGCCGAATTATAGGCAATTTCTTTACCACGTTTAACCGCCCTGCCTTTCCGGTAAAACTTCTTTCTTCCGAGGAGGAGGCTCTCGGCTGGATTCAAAAACAATCCGGCGGTTCAAAGCGACTTACAAATGAAATACCGGCAATAGTTATTGTCGTACTCAGTTTTTTCCTCTATATTGCCTTGTATCTATTTCTCGAAAAAACAATCGGGAAAGGATTTTCTCCCCTGATCGGTGTGCCTGTTTCAATAGCAGCCTGGTTATGGGGTTTGAAGGCCGGAGTTCTTTTCGGTCTGGGAGGCATTGTATGCAATACCGCTCTTTTCTATTTAAGTAATGAACCGCAGTGGAATATTCTTTTCACCCCTCACGGATTCCCTGGAACTCTTTCGCTTATTTTTGTCGCTGTAATGGTCGGATATTTGCATGATCTTCGTATGAAACTCACGAGGGAGCTTGACCGCCGCCGAAAAGCTGAACAGACAATCAGAGAATCGGAAGAAAATTTCAGGCGGGGATTCGAGTTCTCAAGTGAAGCCCTTCAACTGCTGAGTCCGGTAACCGGCAGATTTATTGCGGTAAATCCTGCCATGTGCAAAATTTTCGGGTATACGGAAGAAGAACTTCTCTTGATGTCGCCCGAAGATTTGTGCGCACTGGAAGATCGGGAAAAACAGAAAACTGCGATCACTATTCTCATGGAGGGTGGGAAAATTGAAAACCATGAGGGCCTACGAATTCGTAAGGATGGAACCCGGATCCATGTGCTGATATCGGCGCAAACTCTGACCTGGCATGGTGAAGAGGTAATCTATGGGGCAATGCGTGACGTTACGCATATGATGGAAGTCAGGAAAAAACTCGAACAGAAAAACAGAGAAATCATGGAAATCACTCATATCATTAGCCACGATCTCAAAAATCCGCTTTCGGCATTGCAAACAGTTTGTTTCCTTATGGAAAGGGGGGTGAATGAAACCGGGGATGGCCGGAATGACATCAATGAATTGATGTCAATAGGAAAAAATGCGCTTGTCTATATGCAGGAGCTTGTCGAAGACCTTCTGGATTGCGCACGAATTGACTCGGGTAAACAAAAATTGAATTATGACCAAATAAATATAAAAGAGCTGGTCGAAACAATCGCGCAAAATTATAAATATCAGCTTAAGCAGAAAAAAATCGATTTAGAAGTGGCAATTCCTGATGCAAAAGTATACGCGGACCAGGAAGGACTCACGAAAGTATTCATGAATCTGATTGCAAATGCAATTAATTATACCGGCAATAATTCGGATTCTCGTATTCAAATCGGTATGGAACGGGAGAATGGTCTTTGGCGATGTACCGTCGCCGATAATGGTATGGGAGTACCGGCAAAATTTCAGAAAAATATTTTTGATAAATTCAAGCGTGGGGCAAATGTCCGGAAGATTAAAGGCACCGGCCTTGGACTCGCCATTGTGAAAGGCATCGTTGAAGCTCATGGTGGGAAAATAGGGGTTGAAAGCACCGAAGGAAAGGGGAGTTGCTTTTATTTTACCATCCCCGCAGCAGAGAAACGTGAGGAGGTATAG